A portion of the Stigmatella aurantiaca DW4/3-1 genome contains these proteins:
- a CDS encoding Tex family protein → MHAYAIELSRELGLRPEQVDKTLALQEEGATVPFIARYRKEATGGLDEVQIQTILDRAAERSEFDARRETILRTIEGQGKLTPELTQALQKARTRAELEDLYLPYKPKRRTRAAIARERGLEPLADLLWKQEGRRGEDAQAQVRPFVNAEKGVPDVAAALAGARDICAERVAEDAALRRTARELCASRGRLGSSVVPAKKGETTKFEAYYAHEEPLAQAPSHRILALLRGEAEEVLRVKLSFPGDEVKGMLTSRVVTKPQALFAQELRAAAEDAWERLLEPSLESELRAELKERADRQAIGVFGENLRHLLLAPPAGTRPVVALDPGLRTGVKLVMLDDTGTVVETATLYTERSPDERARAARQFAAVVQKHHPELIAVGNGTGSREAEGFVREVLQQLGTKVPVVSVSEQGASVYSASEVAREEFPHLDVSLRGAVSIGRRLQDPLAELVKIDPKSIGVGQYQHDVEQGWLKKKLGEVVDSCVNAVGVDVNTASPQLLEHVSGVGPSLAKKLVAHRSQKGAFSTRRELLKVSGLGPKTFEQAAGFLRVRGPEPLDASAVHPERYPVVERMAKDLGVEVESLVGNGALVKKIDPKRYLGGDLGEMTLQDILSELEKPSRDPRGDFTALALREDLKTLEDVKEGMVLQGVVTNVTAFGAFVDVGVHQDGLVHVSQLSTRVVKDPSEVAKVGDRLTVKVLSVDLARKRLALSVRAVQEGGAAAPSAPASSGRPPGGSAKAPGGGREAREASSRRPPGDKPAPVEKKGPEPFNNPFRNLKR, encoded by the coding sequence ATGCACGCCTACGCCATCGAGCTGTCCCGGGAACTGGGCCTCCGGCCCGAGCAGGTGGACAAGACCCTCGCGCTTCAGGAAGAGGGGGCCACCGTGCCCTTCATCGCCCGCTACCGCAAGGAGGCCACGGGAGGCCTCGACGAGGTGCAGATCCAGACCATCCTGGATCGCGCCGCCGAACGCTCCGAGTTCGATGCGCGCCGGGAGACCATCCTGCGCACCATCGAGGGCCAGGGGAAGCTGACGCCGGAGCTGACCCAGGCCTTGCAGAAGGCCCGGACGCGCGCCGAGCTGGAGGACCTGTACCTGCCGTACAAGCCCAAGCGCCGCACCCGTGCCGCGATCGCCCGGGAGCGCGGGCTGGAGCCCCTGGCGGACCTCCTCTGGAAGCAGGAGGGGCGGCGCGGCGAAGATGCCCAGGCGCAGGTGCGGCCCTTTGTAAATGCGGAGAAAGGGGTGCCGGACGTGGCCGCCGCGCTCGCGGGCGCGCGGGACATCTGCGCCGAGCGCGTGGCCGAGGACGCGGCCCTGCGCCGCACCGCCCGTGAGCTGTGCGCCAGCCGGGGGCGCCTGGGCTCCAGCGTCGTCCCGGCCAAGAAGGGTGAGACGACCAAGTTCGAGGCCTACTACGCCCACGAGGAGCCGCTCGCCCAGGCCCCTTCCCACCGCATCCTGGCGCTGCTCCGGGGCGAGGCCGAGGAGGTGCTCCGGGTGAAGCTCTCCTTCCCGGGGGATGAGGTGAAGGGGATGCTCACCTCCCGCGTGGTGACGAAGCCCCAGGCGCTCTTCGCCCAGGAACTGCGCGCGGCGGCGGAGGATGCCTGGGAGCGGCTGCTGGAGCCCTCCCTGGAGTCCGAGCTGCGCGCGGAGCTGAAGGAGCGCGCGGACCGGCAAGCCATCGGCGTGTTCGGCGAGAACCTGCGCCACCTGCTCCTGGCGCCTCCGGCGGGTACAAGGCCCGTGGTGGCGTTGGATCCCGGGCTGCGCACCGGCGTGAAGCTGGTGATGCTGGACGACACCGGGACGGTGGTGGAGACGGCCACGCTCTACACGGAGCGCTCGCCCGATGAGCGCGCCCGCGCCGCCAGACAGTTCGCCGCGGTGGTGCAGAAGCACCACCCCGAGCTGATCGCCGTGGGCAACGGCACGGGCAGCCGCGAGGCGGAGGGCTTTGTGCGGGAGGTGTTGCAGCAGCTCGGCACGAAGGTGCCCGTGGTGTCCGTGAGCGAGCAGGGCGCCTCCGTGTACTCCGCCTCCGAGGTGGCCCGCGAGGAGTTCCCCCACCTGGACGTGTCCTTGCGCGGGGCGGTGTCCATCGGCCGCAGGTTGCAGGACCCGCTCGCGGAGCTGGTGAAGATCGATCCGAAGAGCATCGGGGTGGGCCAGTACCAGCACGATGTGGAGCAGGGCTGGCTCAAGAAGAAGCTGGGCGAGGTGGTGGACTCGTGCGTGAATGCGGTGGGCGTGGACGTGAACACCGCGTCTCCGCAGTTGCTGGAGCACGTGTCCGGGGTGGGGCCCTCGCTGGCCAAGAAGCTGGTGGCCCACCGGAGCCAGAAGGGGGCGTTCTCCACGCGGCGCGAGCTGCTCAAGGTGAGCGGGCTGGGGCCGAAGACGTTCGAGCAGGCGGCGGGCTTCCTGCGCGTCCGGGGCCCCGAGCCGCTCGATGCCAGCGCGGTCCACCCCGAGCGCTACCCGGTCGTGGAGCGCATGGCGAAGGACCTGGGCGTGGAGGTGGAGTCGCTCGTGGGCAACGGGGCGTTGGTGAAGAAGATCGACCCGAAGCGCTACCTGGGGGGAGACCTGGGGGAGATGACGCTCCAGGACATTCTCTCCGAGCTGGAGAAACCCAGCCGTGACCCTCGGGGCGACTTCACCGCGCTCGCCCTGCGGGAGGATCTAAAGACGCTGGAGGACGTGAAAGAAGGCATGGTGTTGCAGGGCGTGGTCACCAACGTCACGGCGTTTGGCGCGTTCGTGGATGTCGGCGTGCATCAGGACGGGCTCGTCCACGTGTCCCAGCTCTCCACCCGGGTCGTGAAGGATCCGTCGGAGGTGGCGAAGGTGGGGGACCGCCTCACGGTGAAGGTGCTCTCGGTGGATCTGGCGCGCAAGCGCCTGGCCCTCTCCGTGCGGGCGGTTCAGGAAGGAGGCGCGGCCGCCCCGTCCGCGCCTGCGTCGTCGGGCCGTCCTCCCGGAGGGAGCGCCAAGGCACCGGGGGGAGGACGGGAGGCGCGCGAGGCCTCGTCCCGGCGGCCTCCGGGGGACAAGCCCGCCCCGGTGGAGAAGAAGGGGCCCGAGCCGTTCAACAACCCATTCCGCAACCTCAAGCGCTGA
- the recA gene encoding recombinase RecA codes for MAVNSEKEKAIELAMSAVERQFGKGSIMRLGKDEPLTRDIQAISTGSISLDIALGVGGVPKGRIVEIFGPESSGKTTLCLHIVAEAQKRGGICGYIDAEHALDVGYARKLGVRTDDLLLSQPDTGEQALEIAEMLVRSGAIDVLVVDSVAALVPKAELEGEMGDAHMGVQARLMSQALRKLTGTISKSQTCVIFINQIRMKIGVMFGNPETTTGGNALKFYASQRLDIRRIGAIKNGENVVGSRTRVKVVKNKVAPPFKEVEFDIMYGTGISREGDLIDLASNENIVEKSGSWFAFKGERIGQGRENAKDYLREHPDTYKEIEARVLEKYGVTKPAVAAVPDEPEPSSEGEKRPRVKAVK; via the coding sequence ATGGCCGTGAATTCAGAGAAGGAGAAGGCGATCGAGTTGGCGATGTCCGCTGTCGAGCGTCAGTTTGGGAAGGGTTCCATCATGCGGCTCGGCAAGGACGAGCCGCTGACACGTGACATTCAGGCCATCTCGACCGGATCCATCTCGCTCGACATCGCCCTGGGTGTGGGCGGCGTTCCGAAGGGGCGCATCGTCGAGATCTTCGGACCGGAGTCTTCCGGAAAGACGACCTTGTGCCTTCACATCGTCGCCGAGGCGCAGAAGCGGGGCGGTATCTGCGGCTACATCGACGCGGAGCACGCGCTGGACGTGGGCTACGCCCGCAAGCTGGGCGTGCGGACCGACGACCTGCTGCTGAGCCAGCCGGACACGGGAGAGCAGGCGCTGGAGATCGCCGAGATGCTGGTGCGCTCGGGGGCCATCGATGTGCTGGTGGTGGACTCGGTGGCGGCCCTGGTGCCCAAGGCCGAACTCGAGGGCGAGATGGGCGATGCGCACATGGGTGTGCAGGCGCGCCTGATGAGCCAGGCGTTGCGCAAGCTCACGGGCACCATCTCCAAGAGCCAGACCTGCGTCATCTTCATCAACCAGATCCGCATGAAGATCGGCGTGATGTTCGGCAACCCGGAGACGACCACGGGCGGCAACGCGCTGAAGTTCTACGCGTCGCAGCGCCTGGACATCCGCCGCATCGGCGCCATCAAGAACGGCGAGAACGTGGTGGGCAGCCGCACCCGCGTGAAGGTGGTGAAGAACAAGGTCGCGCCTCCCTTCAAGGAGGTGGAGTTCGACATCATGTACGGCACCGGCATCTCCCGGGAGGGAGACCTCATCGACTTGGCCTCCAACGAGAACATCGTCGAGAAGAGCGGCAGCTGGTTCGCCTTCAAGGGCGAGCGCATCGGCCAGGGCCGGGAGAACGCGAAGGACTACTTGCGGGAGCATCCGGACACCTACAAGGAGATCGAAGCCCGCGTCCTCGAGAAGTACGGCGTCACCAAGCCCGCGGTGGCGGCGGTGCCGGACGAGCCCGAGCCTTCGAGTGAAGGGGAGAAGCGTCCGCGCGTGAAGGCTGTGAAGTAG
- a CDS encoding alkaline phosphatase D family protein: protein MGRPVSFRGAARHTDVLVAGVGSAIDFAPAERLEARALEDSLSQKLHRRTLLQSIVAVAATTAFGCGEDEPALSPSDRSRAYFPQSVASGEPRPDSVVLWTRAVDPEHGGDTALTLDVSEEESFGTFVLQLAVSASATHDHAVKVKVTNLKPRTTYYYRFVYAHDGERFSSPVGRTRTAPAAGDDVPVRFVFASCQDYVGRYYNTWNRLLQLDEDLDFVMFLGDYVYETTGDPAFQSVNSLRGIRFSEPEGALVQKTGIFEYYAAASLSNYRDLYKIFRADPILQRVHERYPFIVVWDDHEFSDDCWGAHATYEDERSSELQVDRRRNAEQAFFEFIPIDATSTGAAQGAIDVGSEPRFPDTRIYRDFEFGKNLRLIVTDYRTYRPDHLIAEDAYPGTVVMDAPTLAALGAAPAFASDQFAYINVDAPEYAQVKGALRQVYVQLATQAGADNPQGKAETWVKGNLALAYVNPVLAQIGVAPIPTANQPRGMAYVHMGKVGLFDIRGSRYVVVKDTFDLYAQYRYATSGGASENVLGATQEAWFKERLTAQNAWKVIVSSVSLTPLVWDLRAKTDIPDATLRQRFTFNADGWDGFPTKRKELLQYVNANTQNALFISGDIHASYASVEEGVPALTAPAISSGAVKELASSAVVAAGYAEGSALYRYAIAELDPTLQAGNPNIVFSNSEDHGFVVLEVRPGEALASFHLIPSSEVNKDYSLRGESELRNRFIRQDLRVQNKKISTL, encoded by the coding sequence ATGGGCCGCCCTGTGTCATTTCGAGGCGCGGCGCGTCACACGGATGTTTTGGTCGCCGGGGTGGGAAGCGCCATAGACTTCGCGCCCGCGGAACGCCTCGAGGCCCGCGCATTGGAGGATTCCTTGTCCCAGAAACTGCATCGCCGCACCCTCCTTCAGTCCATCGTCGCGGTCGCCGCGACGACGGCATTTGGCTGTGGCGAGGATGAGCCTGCCCTCAGCCCGTCGGATCGGTCGCGCGCGTATTTCCCCCAGTCGGTGGCCTCGGGGGAGCCACGGCCCGACAGCGTGGTGCTGTGGACGCGTGCGGTGGATCCAGAGCATGGGGGCGACACGGCGCTCACGCTGGATGTGTCCGAGGAGGAGTCCTTCGGCACGTTCGTGCTCCAACTGGCGGTCTCGGCGAGCGCCACGCACGACCATGCCGTCAAGGTGAAGGTGACGAACCTCAAGCCGCGCACCACCTATTATTACCGCTTCGTCTACGCGCACGACGGCGAGCGGTTCTCCTCCCCGGTGGGCCGGACCCGCACCGCGCCCGCCGCTGGGGACGATGTGCCGGTGAGGTTCGTTTTCGCCAGCTGCCAGGACTACGTGGGCCGTTACTACAACACGTGGAACCGGCTGTTGCAGTTGGACGAGGATCTGGACTTCGTGATGTTCCTCGGGGACTACGTGTACGAGACGACGGGGGACCCGGCCTTCCAGTCCGTCAACTCCCTGCGCGGCATCCGCTTCAGCGAGCCCGAGGGGGCGTTGGTCCAGAAGACGGGCATCTTCGAGTACTACGCCGCCGCGTCGCTCTCCAACTACCGGGACCTCTACAAGATCTTCCGCGCGGATCCCATCCTGCAGCGGGTTCACGAGCGCTACCCCTTCATCGTCGTGTGGGATGACCACGAGTTCTCCGACGACTGCTGGGGCGCGCATGCGACCTACGAGGATGAGCGCAGCTCCGAGCTCCAGGTCGACCGGCGGCGCAACGCGGAGCAGGCGTTCTTCGAGTTCATCCCCATCGACGCCACCTCCACGGGGGCGGCCCAGGGGGCCATCGACGTGGGCAGCGAGCCCCGGTTCCCGGACACCCGCATCTACCGGGACTTCGAGTTCGGCAAGAACCTGAGGCTCATCGTGACCGATTACCGCACCTATCGGCCGGACCACCTCATCGCCGAGGACGCCTATCCGGGCACGGTGGTGATGGATGCGCCGACCCTGGCGGCCCTGGGTGCGGCCCCGGCGTTCGCTTCGGATCAGTTCGCCTACATCAATGTGGATGCGCCCGAGTACGCCCAGGTGAAGGGCGCGCTGCGCCAGGTCTATGTCCAGCTCGCCACGCAGGCGGGGGCGGACAATCCCCAGGGCAAGGCGGAGACCTGGGTGAAGGGCAACCTGGCGCTGGCGTACGTCAACCCCGTCCTGGCGCAGATTGGCGTGGCGCCGATACCCACCGCCAACCAGCCCCGCGGCATGGCCTATGTGCACATGGGCAAGGTGGGCCTCTTCGACATCCGGGGCTCGCGCTACGTCGTGGTGAAGGACACGTTCGATCTGTACGCGCAGTACCGCTATGCCACCTCGGGAGGGGCCAGCGAGAACGTGCTGGGGGCCACCCAGGAGGCCTGGTTCAAGGAGCGGCTGACCGCGCAGAACGCCTGGAAGGTGATCGTCAGCTCCGTTTCGTTGACGCCGCTGGTGTGGGATCTGCGCGCCAAGACGGACATTCCGGACGCCACGCTGCGCCAGCGCTTCACCTTCAACGCGGACGGGTGGGACGGGTTCCCCACCAAGCGCAAGGAGCTGCTGCAGTACGTGAACGCCAACACCCAGAACGCGCTCTTCATCTCCGGGGACATCCACGCCTCGTACGCGTCGGTGGAGGAGGGCGTTCCCGCGCTGACGGCCCCCGCCATCTCGTCCGGTGCGGTGAAGGAGCTGGCGAGCTCGGCGGTGGTGGCCGCGGGCTACGCGGAGGGCAGCGCGCTCTACCGCTACGCCATCGCCGAGCTGGATCCGACGCTCCAGGCGGGCAACCCGAACATCGTCTTCTCCAACTCCGAGGACCATGGCTTCGTGGTGCTCGAGGTGCGGCCGGGCGAGGCGCTGGCCTCCTTCCACCTCATCCCCAGCAGCGAGGTGAACAAGGACTACTCGCTGCGCGGAGAGAGCGAGCTGCGCAACCGGTTCATCCGCCAGGATCTGCGGGTTCAGAACAAGAAGATCTCCACCCTCTGA
- a CDS encoding GNAT family N-acetyltransferase has product MHTPDVRLVPARVEHLDVWLEMRAGETSRRLLPLEDLPRESLLRRLKEASSDVMDLRATNFRWMVESEGRIIGTVSARELSRFHGRVEVGYMLAEGNLGRGLGTRAVALLLEQLFTIPSLYHVWLTTTVANLASQGVARKLGFRMEGVLRGHCIVQGERMDQQVWGLLRPEWEARRGALSLEPPGR; this is encoded by the coding sequence ATGCACACCCCGGATGTCCGGCTTGTCCCCGCCCGTGTCGAGCACCTCGATGTGTGGCTCGAGATGCGGGCGGGGGAGACCTCGCGCCGCCTGCTCCCCCTGGAGGATCTCCCCCGGGAGTCCCTGCTGAGGCGCCTGAAGGAGGCGAGCAGTGACGTCATGGATCTCCGGGCCACGAACTTCCGGTGGATGGTGGAGTCCGAGGGCCGCATCATCGGGACCGTGTCCGCGCGGGAGCTGTCGCGCTTTCACGGCCGGGTGGAGGTGGGGTACATGCTCGCCGAGGGGAACCTGGGCCGCGGGCTGGGGACGCGGGCCGTGGCGCTCCTGTTGGAGCAGCTCTTCACGATCCCCTCGCTCTACCACGTCTGGCTCACCACCACGGTGGCCAACCTGGCCTCTCAAGGCGTGGCGCGCAAGCTGGGCTTCCGCATGGAAGGCGTGCTGCGCGGCCACTGCATCGTCCAGGGCGAGCGGATGGATCAGCAGGTGTGGGGCCTGCTCCGGCCCGAGTGGGAGGCCCGGCGCGGCGCGCTGTCCTTGGAGCCCCCCGGGCGGTGA